One window of the Candidatus Cloacimonadaceae bacterium genome contains the following:
- a CDS encoding PatB family C-S lyase: MNFDFDTVIDRRGSGCFKYDALKSLYGRDDLISLWVADMDFAIAPQITEALNKRLQHGVYGYNFHMPRYYESVVNWVLKRYAWAIHEEWIVNTPGIVPAINMAVLSLTHPGDRVLIQTPVYRPFFNAITDHDRCLLTNSLINVNNRYSINFDDFEKKLRTASLFILCSPHNPVGRLWTDEELGIMGALCKRYKVPIVSDEIHADLVYDDGMFIPIASLDDFADNVITCISPAKSFNIAGLCSAAIIIKSTHLRAKISGLNQKMHLYLGNSFGIEAVTAAYTEGEDWLEALMVYLAENKNLLREFLCRELPMLSMVEPESTYLAWLGFHELGLDDNALFDFLTNKARVALDPGRKFGVDGSRFSRLNFACPRSVLQEGLDRLKYTIDKEL; this comes from the coding sequence ATGAACTTTGATTTTGATACTGTAATCGACAGACGCGGCAGTGGGTGTTTCAAATATGACGCACTCAAATCTCTCTACGGAAGGGATGATCTGATCTCGCTTTGGGTGGCGGATATGGATTTCGCTATCGCTCCGCAGATCACTGAAGCGCTGAATAAACGCCTCCAACACGGCGTTTATGGCTACAACTTCCACATGCCCCGCTATTATGAGTCGGTCGTCAACTGGGTGCTAAAAAGATATGCATGGGCTATCCACGAAGAATGGATCGTCAACACCCCCGGCATCGTTCCCGCAATCAATATGGCGGTGCTGAGCCTCACCCACCCCGGAGATCGGGTTCTCATCCAAACCCCCGTCTATCGTCCCTTTTTCAATGCCATCACCGATCATGACCGTTGCCTTCTGACCAACAGTCTGATCAATGTAAACAACCGCTATAGCATCAATTTCGACGATTTTGAAAAGAAGCTGCGCACGGCAAGCCTCTTTATCCTTTGCAGTCCTCACAACCCGGTGGGAAGATTGTGGACGGACGAGGAACTCGGCATCATGGGCGCACTCTGCAAACGCTATAAGGTACCCATCGTCTCAGACGAAATTCACGCCGATCTTGTCTATGATGACGGAATGTTCATCCCCATCGCCTCGCTGGATGATTTCGCTGACAATGTGATCACCTGCATCTCTCCGGCAAAATCATTTAACATCGCGGGTTTGTGCAGTGCCGCTATCATCATCAAAAGCACCCATCTTCGCGCCAAGATATCCGGCTTGAATCAAAAGATGCATCTCTATCTGGGTAATTCCTTCGGCATCGAAGCTGTCACAGCAGCTTATACCGAAGGCGAGGACTGGTTGGAAGCGCTCATGGTCTATCTCGCTGAGAACAAAAATCTGCTTCGGGAATTCCTCTGCAGGGAACTTCCGATGCTCAGCATGGTCGAGCCAGAAAGCACCTATCTGGCGTGGCTCGGTTTTCACGAATTGGGGCTGGACGACAACGCACTTTTTGATTTTTTAACTAATAAAGCAAGAGTCGCGCTCGATCCGGGCAGAAAATTCGGCGTGGACGGATCTCGTTTCAGCCGGCTCAATTTCGCTTGTCCGCGTTCGGTTTTGCAAGAGGGTCTGGACAGGCTTAAATATACCATCGACAAGGAATTATAG
- a CDS encoding 2,3,4,5-tetrahydropyridine-2,6-dicarboxylate N-succinyltransferase encodes MKDAIISLYNEKPAQYTSAHRTLFDEFIEALNTGAIRACEPSESGWQVNQWIKMGILLGFRIGVLSALPWSTEKVFFDKDTLREKRFSLEDQIRIVPGGTSARNGCYIAKGVTIMPPAFINLGAYVDSGSLIDSHALVGSCAQIGKNVHLSASAMIGGVLEPIGSRPVIIEDDVFVGGNTGIYEGIIVQKKAVIASGTIITASTPIFDSVHGEFLQRDAGASFTIPERAVVVPGSRSIKSHPGFQVYCPIIVKYRDSKTDSSVQLEQELRAIID; translated from the coding sequence ATGAAAGACGCGATCATCTCCCTATACAACGAAAAACCAGCTCAATATACATCCGCGCACCGTACCCTCTTTGACGAATTTATCGAAGCGCTGAACACGGGAGCCATCAGGGCTTGCGAACCTTCTGAAAGCGGCTGGCAGGTCAATCAATGGATCAAGATGGGCATCTTGCTCGGTTTCCGCATCGGCGTGCTCTCCGCTCTTCCCTGGAGCACTGAAAAGGTCTTTTTCGACAAAGATACTCTAAGAGAAAAACGCTTTTCGCTCGAAGATCAGATTCGTATCGTTCCCGGCGGAACTTCCGCGCGTAATGGATGCTACATCGCCAAAGGGGTCACGATCATGCCTCCCGCTTTCATAAACCTGGGCGCTTATGTGGATAGCGGCTCGCTGATCGATTCGCATGCTTTGGTGGGCAGTTGTGCCCAGATCGGCAAAAACGTGCATCTCTCCGCGTCAGCGATGATTGGCGGCGTCCTTGAACCAATCGGCTCGCGCCCTGTGATCATCGAGGACGATGTCTTCGTGGGAGGAAACACCGGCATCTATGAAGGCATCATTGTGCAAAAGAAAGCGGTCATTGCATCGGGAACGATCATCACCGCTTCCACTCCGATCTTCGATAGCGTGCATGGCGAATTCCTGCAACGCGATGCGGGGGCTTCATTTACGATCCCCGAGCGCGCCGTCGTCGTTCCCGGCTCACGCTCGATAAAATCTCATCCCGGCTTTCAGGTTTATTGCCCGATCATCGTCAAATACCGCGACAGCAAGACCGACAGCTCTGTGCAACTGGAGCAAGAACTGCGTGCCATTATTGACTGA
- a CDS encoding pyridoxal phosphate-dependent aminotransferase, with product MPLLTEALRLQAVELSLIRQVMNLAHPDSVNLALGELGFDMPQFLREKAIEIITSATAVYTPNAGLLETREAIVAAYYPASCPDRICVCNGAEEAIFITLFSILNPGDLVAIPDPDYTAYPAICKMLDAKVVRLPFAKDFHTIDWDVWERTFECGVKALVLSNPSNPSGFALDHHSAQKLADICDRNGVIIIVDEIYSMLYFDSSHVSLDQYTSNLFVINGLSKSHCMSGWRLGWVNAPPSMPASLIKAKQYISTCSNWLAQKLAVFALSPEGLDSVKPIYAQLFENRQLAIDLLKKRTDDPASLNIPSATPYLMLKLKADDLATAASLAKKGVLTACGRAFGDSGLDWLRINVAIDKALLDKALRILTDELYPH from the coding sequence GTGCCATTATTGACTGAAGCCCTTCGCCTGCAAGCAGTTGAGCTATCCCTCATCCGACAGGTCATGAATCTTGCCCATCCGGACTCGGTCAATCTCGCCCTGGGTGAATTGGGCTTTGATATGCCCCAATTTCTTCGTGAAAAAGCGATCGAGATCATAACTAGCGCCACTGCCGTCTATACTCCCAACGCGGGATTGCTTGAAACCAGAGAGGCGATCGTTGCCGCGTATTATCCAGCCTCATGTCCGGATAGAATTTGCGTGTGCAACGGCGCCGAGGAAGCGATATTCATCACCCTCTTTTCCATCCTCAATCCTGGTGACCTAGTCGCCATCCCAGATCCCGATTACACAGCGTATCCCGCGATCTGCAAGATGCTTGATGCCAAGGTTGTCCGTCTGCCCTTCGCCAAAGATTTTCATACTATCGATTGGGATGTTTGGGAAAGGACTTTTGAATGTGGCGTCAAAGCGCTTGTTCTGAGTAATCCCTCCAATCCCAGCGGTTTCGCACTCGATCATCATAGCGCGCAAAAACTTGCGGATATCTGTGATCGAAACGGAGTTATCATCATCGTTGATGAAATATACTCAATGCTTTACTTTGATTCTTCTCATGTATCGCTTGATCAATATACATCCAATCTATTTGTTATTAACGGATTATCCAAATCGCACTGTATGAGCGGCTGGCGGCTGGGTTGGGTCAATGCTCCCCCAAGTATGCCGGCTTCATTGATCAAGGCAAAGCAGTATATCTCCACTTGCAGCAATTGGTTGGCACAGAAACTCGCCGTCTTTGCCCTCTCCCCTGAAGGACTTGACTCGGTCAAACCCATCTACGCGCAACTCTTTGAAAATAGACAGCTTGCCATTGATTTACTGAAGAAACGAACCGATGATCCTGCATCCCTCAACATCCCCAGCGCGACACCCTATCTGATGCTGAAACTCAAAGCCGACGATCTTGCGACCGCGGCTTCTCTGGCAAAAAAAGGTGTCCTGACCGCTTGCGGCAGAGCCTTCGGAGATAGTGGTTTAGATTGGCTGAGGATCAATGTCGCCATCGACAAAGCCTTGTTAGACAAAGCGCTGAGGATACTTACCGATGAATTATATCCTCACTAA
- a CDS encoding amidohydrolase, whose product MNYILTNARILNLDTGLLTEANSVLVQDGVIQTVGSLSACKQAAKASSETIDLKGRFLLPAFTDTHTHFVENAKRSVLIDLGNCISVKDMLDTLIKHRENLFGQQSWILGGYWDKNIIDEPAMVNRQLLDRVFPDLPVALQSKDYHSKWCNSKALQIAGIDSHTIDPCGGKIERDAVGKPAGILFETAAQMIDPFIVPLSDNLIQQAIKHSVAEIYKLGLTCFHSMESEHSMNLLRQTQAEGTLFRCCWHFPLDDLDQMIEAGIRSYTGDEWMKTGGVKIFADGSLGSQTAAMFDPYPSDPQNFGILRYAPDELLSIVSKAAGHDISSTIHAIGDRTVRIVIDTFLELKTRFPAADLFHRIEHVQTIQPTDLKLLKACGAYCALQPVHLAYDIPMIEKYWQSTRENPYPFKSFIDLGIPHGFGSDAPIETINPFHGIHSALYRKHNLDPTKESWMPQQKVSLMDALRAYTIGAAQASRSGHVRGSIETGKSADLIVLDDWSDQGEDFWLRCRSRLTMINGNIVFQDV is encoded by the coding sequence ATGAATTATATCCTCACTAACGCCCGCATCCTGAACCTTGATACCGGACTTTTAACCGAGGCGAATTCCGTCCTCGTGCAGGATGGCGTGATCCAAACTGTCGGAAGTCTTTCCGCTTGCAAGCAAGCCGCGAAAGCGTCATCCGAAACGATAGACCTCAAAGGCAGATTCCTGCTCCCCGCTTTTACCGATACTCACACGCACTTTGTCGAAAATGCCAAACGCAGCGTTCTTATCGATCTCGGTAACTGCATATCCGTCAAGGATATGCTTGATACGCTCATCAAGCATCGGGAGAACCTTTTTGGACAACAATCATGGATTTTGGGCGGCTATTGGGACAAAAACATCATCGACGAACCGGCAATGGTCAACCGGCAACTCCTGGATCGCGTTTTCCCCGATCTTCCGGTAGCTTTGCAGAGCAAGGACTATCACAGTAAGTGGTGCAACAGCAAAGCATTGCAGATCGCTGGTATCGATAGCCACACCATAGATCCCTGCGGCGGAAAGATAGAGCGCGATGCTGTAGGCAAACCCGCCGGCATCCTCTTTGAGACTGCCGCCCAGATGATCGATCCCTTTATCGTCCCTCTTTCCGACAATCTCATCCAACAAGCCATAAAGCACAGCGTGGCAGAGATATACAAACTCGGACTGACATGTTTTCACAGCATGGAAAGCGAGCACAGCATGAATCTTTTGCGCCAGACTCAAGCTGAGGGAACGCTCTTTCGCTGTTGCTGGCATTTCCCTTTAGACGATCTTGATCAGATGATCGAAGCAGGCATCCGCTCCTACACCGGGGACGAATGGATGAAAACCGGAGGAGTGAAAATCTTTGCCGATGGCTCGCTCGGATCTCAAACCGCCGCCATGTTCGATCCATATCCCTCTGATCCGCAAAACTTTGGCATCCTTCGCTACGCGCCGGACGAGCTATTATCCATCGTTTCCAAAGCTGCCGGACACGACATCTCATCCACCATCCATGCCATCGGCGACCGCACGGTCAGGATTGTCATTGACACATTTTTGGAGCTTAAAACCCGTTTCCCCGCTGCCGATCTTTTTCACCGCATAGAACACGTGCAGACGATACAGCCAACTGATCTGAAACTACTTAAAGCGTGTGGCGCATACTGCGCATTACAACCGGTTCACCTTGCCTACGACATCCCCATGATAGAAAAATACTGGCAATCAACCCGGGAAAACCCATATCCTTTCAAGAGTTTCATCGATCTCGGCATCCCTCACGGCTTTGGTTCGGACGCGCCCATCGAAACGATCAATCCCTTCCACGGCATCCACAGCGCACTTTATCGAAAGCACAATCTCGATCCCACCAAGGAAAGTTGGATGCCGCAGCAAAAGGTCTCGCTCATGGATGCCTTAAGAGCTTATACCATTGGAGCAGCCCAAGCATCCCGTTCCGGACACGTTAGAGGATCAATTGAGACAGGAAAATCAGCGGATCTCATCGTCCTCGATGATTGGTCTGATCAGGGTGAGGATTTTTGGCTTCGCTGCCGCTCCCGGCTCACCATGATCAACGGAAACATCGTCTTCCAAGATGTATAA
- a CDS encoding aminomethyl transferase family protein, translating into MTKLGFDFPAIPRKTFLYDLEEKWYNPMIAKHLGKELQAIKRSNFGEYNMAVNYTTSVLEEAAAIEKVAVYNIDHMAQIHFSGKDCPALLDRVLGGSMSEMKIGSCKYTLLLNETGGVQDDMILMRLTDTEYIMVINAGHDITDTIEHDSTSIDLIADLDRIMMLKLPQEEVYARDISDTLVKVDIQGPLSFKLIKQIFGADVLKNRNQPDKNMNFFSFNEFAREGHKYYISRTGYTNRWGWELYIPNAFAEEDFKAIVSAAVELGGLLVGLGGRDENRISAGTYGLPLMGSEYDPIHSPVNAPLFDAAIDMNKDFFVGKAALEKELTQNPTKHIMIFIAEGIASNRGIYLNDQRIGTVTSSINSPNLSHEKRLAIGSSRKNVNDENGTAAIGIGWLYNSPFEKDAEGNDITEFGGLPTRIPAMFFREDAERKPKGSPLLGYLTAEGISPATAPKPLKNIENL; encoded by the coding sequence ATGACCAAACTCGGTTTTGACTTCCCCGCAATACCACGTAAAACCTTCCTCTACGACCTTGAGGAAAAATGGTATAATCCAATGATCGCCAAGCATTTGGGTAAAGAGCTGCAAGCCATCAAACGCAGCAATTTCGGCGAGTATAACATGGCGGTGAACTACACGACTTCCGTGTTGGAAGAAGCAGCCGCGATAGAGAAAGTAGCGGTTTATAACATCGACCACATGGCTCAGATCCATTTCAGCGGCAAAGACTGCCCCGCACTTTTGGATCGTGTCCTCGGAGGCTCGATGAGCGAGATGAAGATCGGCTCCTGCAAATACACGCTACTGCTAAACGAAACCGGCGGAGTCCAGGACGACATGATCCTCATGCGCCTCACGGATACCGAATACATCATGGTGATAAATGCCGGACACGATATCACGGACACCATTGAACACGACAGCACAAGCATCGATCTCATCGCCGATCTGGATCGCATTATGATGCTCAAACTCCCTCAGGAAGAGGTTTATGCCCGTGATATTTCGGACACTCTCGTCAAGGTCGATATCCAAGGACCGCTTTCCTTCAAATTGATCAAGCAGATATTTGGCGCGGATGTGCTCAAAAACCGCAACCAGCCGGATAAAAACATGAATTTCTTCAGTTTCAACGAGTTTGCCCGCGAGGGACACAAATATTACATCAGCCGCACCGGCTACACAAATCGCTGGGGCTGGGAACTCTATATCCCCAATGCCTTTGCGGAAGAAGATTTCAAGGCGATCGTCAGTGCTGCCGTCGAACTGGGTGGATTGCTCGTCGGATTGGGCGGAAGAGACGAAAACCGTATCTCCGCAGGCACTTACGGACTTCCACTGATGGGCAGCGAATATGACCCCATTCATAGCCCTGTGAACGCTCCGCTCTTTGATGCAGCCATCGACATGAACAAGGATTTCTTCGTCGGTAAAGCTGCTCTGGAAAAGGAATTGACGCAAAATCCCACCAAACATATAATGATCTTCATTGCCGAAGGCATCGCTTCCAATCGTGGTATCTATCTGAATGACCAACGTATCGGGACGGTCACTTCCAGCATCAATTCACCCAATCTCAGCCATGAAAAGCGCCTCGCTATCGGATCTTCCCGTAAAAACGTCAATGATGAGAACGGCACCGCCGCCATCGGCATCGGCTGGCTCTACAACAGTCCCTTTGAAAAAGACGCGGAAGGGAATGATATCACGGAGTTTGGCGGCTTGCCGACCCGTATTCCGGCTATGTTTTTTCGCGAGGACGCGGAACGCAAACCAAAAGGCTCTCCCCTATTGGGATATCTCACCGCGGAAGGTATTTCCCCTGCAACCGCTCCGAAACCTCTGAAAAACATTGAGAACCTATAG
- a CDS encoding helix-turn-helix transcriptional regulator — protein sequence MVLKNYLKVWRAKRDITQAELALAVGLSRQTINSVEKGVFVPSVVSAMKLASFFETTVEEIFYFEEKQ from the coding sequence ATGGTACTGAAAAATTACTTGAAAGTCTGGCGTGCAAAGCGGGACATCACGCAGGCTGAACTGGCTCTGGCAGTCGGTCTCAGCCGCCAGACCATCAATTCCGTTGAGAAGGGAGTATTTGTCCCATCGGTAGTAAGCGCCATGAAATTGGCATCTTTTTTTGAAACCACTGTGGAAGAAATCTTTTATTTTGAGGAGAAACAATGA